One region of Rana temporaria chromosome 9, aRanTem1.1, whole genome shotgun sequence genomic DNA includes:
- the POLE3 gene encoding DNA polymerase epsilon subunit 3, producing the protein MAERPEDLNLPNAVVTRIIKEALPEGVNVSKEARSAISRAASVFVLYATSCANNFAMKQKRKTLNVTDVMSAVEEMEFQRFLGPLKEALEAYRQEQKGKKEASELKKKDKDKKADGEEDKSKADDNEDEEEKMEEEKMEEEEVIEDEEVEN; encoded by the exons ATGGCCGAGAGACCAGAGGATCTCAATTTACCCAATGCCGTTGTCACCAGGATTATCAAAGAGGCG TTACCAGAGGGAGTAAATGTATCTAAAGAAGCGCGCAGTGCGATCTCACGGGCAGCCAGTGTCTTTGTCCTTTATGCAACATCCTG CGCCAACAATTTTGCAATGAAGCAGAAGAGGAAAACGTTGAATGTGACTGATGTGATGTCAGCCGTGGAAGAGATGGAGTTCCAGCGTTTTCTGGGTCCCCTGAAAGAGGCTCTAGAGG CTTACAGGCAGGAACAGAAGGGGAAGAAAGAAGCCTCAGAGTTGAAGAAGAAGGACAAAGATAAGAAAGCAGACGGAGAGGAAGACAAAAGCAAAGCGGATGACAATGAAGATGAGGAGGAAAAGATGGAAGAGGAAAAGATGGAAGAGGAAGAAGTGATAGAAGATGAGGAAGTGGAGAACTGA